A region from the Mycobacterium heidelbergense genome encodes:
- a CDS encoding type I polyketide synthase: MTAPTPDRRAIITEALHKIDDLTARLEIAEKAGTEPIAVVGMGCRLPGGVDSPEKFWELLSDGRSGIVPVPAERWDADALYTEDHTVPGTICNREGGFLSGWEPQEFDAEFFAIPPREAAAMDPQQRLFLEVAWEALEDAGIPPHTLGGTQTSVFVGVTAYDYMLNLSGAVRPDELDAYVLTGNSANFAAGRTAYLLGARGPAVVLDTACSSSLVAIHLACQSLRWRESDTALVGGTNLLLSPGTSIACSRWGMLSPDGQCKTFDADADGYVRSEGAGVVVLKRLSDAQKDGNRILAVVRGSAVNQDGASSGVTVPNGPAQQALLRQALSTAKLTPADIDYIEAHGTGTPLGDPIELDSLSKVFGDREGRAPLVLGAVKTNLGHLEAAAGIAGFMKTVLAVGRGRIPKNLNFNELTPRAGEGVSRLRIAAEDMEWPATGQPRRAGVSSFGVSGTNAHVVIEQAPQPEPAPRREPDPAVSTLVVSGKSARRVAATASALADWMDGPGAGVPLADVAHTLNHHRARQPKFATVAAVDRDQAVAGLRALAAGEPAPGVVGCPEAPVGPGTVFVYSGRGSQWAGMGRRLLADEPAFAAAVTELEPTFVAEAGFSLHDVIAGGKELVGIEQIQLGVIGMQLALTALWRSHGITPDLVIGHSMGEVAAAVVAGALTPAEGLRITAIRSRLMAPLSGQGTMAMLELDAAATEELIADYPQVTLGIYASPRQTVISGPTEQIDTIITKVRAQDRLAGRVNIEVAPHNPAMDPLQPLMRSELADLTPRPPTIPIISTTYADLDARPVFDAEHWATNMRNPVRFQQAIAHAFSQAGGPCHTFIEISPHPLLTHAIGETLAATDGSGHLSIGTLQRDGHDTLTFRTNLNAAHTIRPPETPHACGPHPVLPTTPWQHAPHWFSPSTSAHHAPNTHPLLGSGVTDPTSGTRIWEAELSPGLLWLGDHVIDDLCVLPGAAYAEVALAAAADAFGGAEGSEDQRWMIRELSLHQMLQVAEGTVLVTTLSGNERTCQIEMRTHSAASGWVKHATATVARETSPGAQAAEDTNGVGAELNPDDLYQRLRDAGQQHGPAFRGITGLRVTQSGAARAEVCLPSSAKAGSRNFALHPVMMDIAVQALGATRAATDLAGGQSARQTLVLPIRFAGVHVYGDAAEGVCSIGTLTATDSPDRMLGHVVLTDAQGQPLLVIDEVEMAVLGAARGASELDGRLFALAWEPAPLDTPAASVGGVLVIGEPDAGDPLLPALQSSLSDGAAAVEVVSPTDTARLRASIARTDIGWDSIVVLCPPQAVDESLPESAQLDLALSRTLLIAEIAKAVTRRGARNSPRLWIVTRGAQQVEAGERVTLAQNGLRGIARVLTFEHPELKATTVDIDADGAGSLAALTSELLAGADADEIALRDGRRYLSRLLPAPTTPAGELAGESRHTVVDLDAGGAVRLRIDEPGRLDALRVHAVKRTPPGADQVEVRIAAAGLNFSDVLKAMGIYPTLDGAPPIIGGECAGVVTAVGSDVDSVQVGQRVIAIGPGAFGTHMTTVADLVTPIPGTLPDAEAAAFGIAYLTAWHSLCEVGRLAPGERVLIHSATGGVGMAAMAIATMIGARIYTTAGSDAKREMLAGLGVEYVGDSRTVDFADEILEATDGYGVDVILNSLPDEAIQRGVKILAPGGRFIELGKKDVYANANLGLAALTKSASFSVVDLDLNLKLQPARYRTMLTEILGHVADGTLRVLPVTTFTLENAADAFALMASGRHTGKIAVSIPAHGTIEALAAPPPQPLVSPDGGYLIVGGMGGLGFVVAQWLVRQGAGLVVLNGRSAPGADVAAEVAELNAAGHRVEVVTGDIAEPGTADRLVHAVEDAGFRVAGVLHSAMVLDDETVLNISDSAARRVFAPKVTGGWRLHKATAHLDVDWWLTFSSASSLLGTPGQGTYAAANSWVDGLVAHRRSRGLPAVGINWGPWAEVGRAQFFADLGVSLITVEQGLAAMQLVLSADRGRTGVIHLDARQWFQSFPAAGGSSLFAKLHDSTKLERRGGGAIRAELDALEGEAAAERPGRLAAAIADEIRAVLRSTEPIDHDRPMESLGLDSLMALELRNRLEASLGTTLPAALVWAYPTIHDLAAAMCERLGYATLSEAGQAPDAEAELSDEEMELLSDLVAASELETATGGSE; encoded by the coding sequence ATGACTGCCCCCACACCGGACCGCCGGGCGATCATCACCGAGGCGCTGCACAAAATCGATGATCTCACCGCGCGGCTGGAAATCGCCGAGAAGGCCGGCACCGAGCCGATCGCGGTGGTCGGCATGGGCTGCCGGCTGCCCGGCGGGGTGGACAGCCCCGAGAAGTTCTGGGAGTTGTTGAGCGACGGGCGAAGTGGCATCGTGCCGGTCCCCGCCGAGCGGTGGGACGCCGATGCCCTCTACACCGAGGACCACACCGTTCCGGGAACGATCTGCAACCGCGAGGGCGGCTTCCTCTCGGGCTGGGAGCCGCAGGAGTTCGACGCGGAGTTCTTCGCGATACCGCCGCGCGAGGCGGCGGCGATGGACCCGCAACAGCGGCTGTTCCTCGAGGTGGCCTGGGAGGCGTTGGAGGACGCGGGAATCCCGCCGCACACCCTCGGCGGCACCCAGACCTCCGTCTTCGTCGGGGTCACCGCCTACGACTACATGCTGAACCTGTCCGGCGCGGTGCGGCCCGACGAGCTGGACGCCTATGTGCTGACCGGAAACTCGGCGAACTTCGCCGCCGGCCGCACGGCGTACCTGCTCGGCGCCCGCGGTCCGGCGGTGGTGCTGGACACGGCGTGCTCCTCGTCGCTGGTGGCGATCCACCTGGCCTGCCAGAGCCTGCGCTGGCGCGAAAGCGACACGGCGCTGGTCGGTGGGACCAACCTGCTGCTGTCCCCCGGGACGTCCATCGCGTGCTCGCGGTGGGGAATGCTGTCGCCGGACGGCCAGTGCAAAACCTTCGACGCCGACGCCGACGGCTACGTGCGCAGCGAGGGCGCGGGTGTCGTGGTGCTCAAGCGGCTGTCCGACGCGCAGAAAGACGGCAACCGCATCCTGGCCGTGGTGCGCGGTTCGGCGGTCAACCAGGACGGCGCCAGCAGCGGTGTGACGGTGCCCAACGGCCCGGCGCAGCAGGCGCTGCTTCGCCAGGCGCTGTCGACGGCGAAGCTGACGCCGGCCGACATCGACTACATCGAGGCGCACGGAACGGGCACCCCGCTGGGTGACCCGATCGAACTCGACTCACTGAGCAAGGTTTTCGGCGACCGGGAGGGCCGGGCGCCGCTGGTGCTCGGCGCGGTGAAGACCAACCTCGGCCACCTGGAGGCGGCCGCCGGGATCGCCGGATTCATGAAGACCGTGCTGGCCGTCGGGCGCGGCCGCATCCCGAAGAACCTGAACTTCAACGAGCTCACTCCCCGTGCCGGTGAAGGCGTTTCGCGCCTGAGGATCGCCGCCGAGGACATGGAATGGCCGGCGACCGGGCAGCCGCGCCGCGCCGGGGTGTCGTCGTTCGGTGTGAGCGGGACGAACGCGCATGTGGTGATCGAGCAGGCGCCGCAACCGGAGCCCGCGCCGCGGCGGGAACCCGATCCCGCGGTGTCGACCCTGGTGGTGTCGGGCAAGTCGGCGCGGCGGGTGGCCGCGACGGCGTCGGCACTGGCCGACTGGATGGACGGCCCCGGCGCCGGCGTGCCGCTGGCCGATGTGGCGCACACGCTCAACCACCACCGGGCCCGGCAGCCCAAATTCGCCACCGTGGCCGCCGTCGACCGCGACCAGGCCGTGGCGGGCCTGCGCGCGCTGGCCGCCGGCGAGCCCGCCCCGGGCGTGGTGGGCTGCCCCGAGGCTCCCGTCGGACCCGGCACGGTCTTCGTCTACTCGGGCCGCGGATCGCAGTGGGCCGGCATGGGGCGCCGGCTGCTGGCCGACGAGCCCGCCTTCGCCGCCGCGGTCACCGAACTCGAGCCGACATTCGTTGCCGAGGCCGGGTTTTCGCTGCACGACGTGATCGCCGGCGGCAAGGAACTGGTCGGCATCGAGCAGATCCAGCTGGGTGTGATCGGCATGCAGCTGGCGCTCACCGCGCTGTGGCGCTCCCACGGGATCACCCCCGATCTGGTCATCGGCCATTCCATGGGCGAGGTGGCGGCCGCGGTGGTGGCCGGCGCGCTGACGCCCGCCGAGGGGCTGCGGATCACCGCGATCCGGTCGCGGCTGATGGCCCCGTTGTCGGGGCAGGGCACCATGGCCATGCTCGAACTCGACGCCGCCGCCACCGAGGAGCTGATCGCCGACTACCCACAGGTCACCCTGGGGATCTATGCCTCACCACGCCAGACGGTCATCTCGGGACCCACCGAGCAGATCGACACCATCATCACCAAGGTGCGCGCGCAGGACCGCCTCGCCGGCCGGGTCAACATCGAAGTGGCCCCGCATAACCCGGCCATGGACCCGCTGCAGCCCCTGATGCGCTCGGAACTGGCCGATCTCACCCCGCGGCCGCCGACCATCCCGATCATCTCCACCACCTACGCGGATCTCGACGCTCGCCCGGTCTTCGACGCCGAACACTGGGCCACCAACATGCGCAACCCGGTCCGCTTCCAGCAGGCCATCGCCCATGCCTTCAGCCAAGCCGGTGGGCCCTGCCACACCTTCATCGAAATCAGCCCGCACCCGCTGCTGACCCACGCCATCGGCGAAACGCTGGCCGCCACTGACGGTTCCGGCCACCTCAGCATCGGCACGCTGCAACGCGATGGGCACGACACCCTGACCTTCCGCACCAACCTCAACGCCGCGCACACCATCCGGCCACCCGAAACCCCGCACGCCTGCGGCCCACACCCGGTGCTGCCGACCACCCCCTGGCAGCACGCGCCGCACTGGTTCTCCCCCAGCACCTCCGCTCACCACGCGCCAAACACCCACCCGCTGTTGGGCTCCGGGGTCACCGACCCGACCAGCGGCACCCGGATCTGGGAAGCCGAGCTCAGCCCCGGGCTGCTGTGGCTGGGCGATCACGTGATCGACGATCTGTGCGTGCTGCCCGGTGCGGCCTACGCCGAGGTCGCGCTGGCCGCGGCGGCGGACGCGTTCGGCGGAGCAGAAGGCTCCGAAGACCAGCGGTGGATGATCCGCGAGCTGAGCCTGCATCAGATGCTGCAGGTGGCCGAGGGCACGGTTCTGGTCACGACGCTCAGCGGCAACGAGCGGACCTGTCAGATCGAAATGCGCACGCACAGCGCTGCTTCCGGATGGGTCAAGCATGCCACCGCCACGGTGGCGCGCGAGACGTCACCGGGCGCTCAGGCGGCCGAGGACACCAATGGTGTTGGGGCCGAGCTCAACCCGGACGATCTGTATCAGCGGCTGCGCGACGCCGGACAACAGCACGGACCGGCGTTCCGCGGGATCACCGGCCTGCGCGTCACGCAGTCCGGTGCCGCCCGCGCGGAGGTGTGCCTCCCCTCGTCGGCCAAGGCGGGTTCCCGCAACTTCGCGCTGCATCCGGTGATGATGGACATCGCGGTGCAGGCACTCGGCGCCACCCGGGCCGCGACCGACCTGGCCGGCGGCCAGAGCGCCCGCCAGACTCTGGTGCTGCCAATACGTTTCGCGGGCGTCCACGTGTACGGCGACGCGGCCGAGGGCGTTTGTTCGATCGGCACGCTGACCGCGACCGACAGCCCGGACCGGATGCTGGGCCACGTCGTGCTGACCGATGCGCAGGGCCAGCCGCTGCTCGTCATCGATGAGGTCGAGATGGCGGTACTCGGGGCGGCACGCGGCGCATCCGAACTCGACGGCCGGCTGTTCGCCCTCGCGTGGGAGCCCGCACCGCTAGACACACCGGCCGCGAGCGTCGGCGGCGTGTTGGTGATCGGCGAGCCCGACGCGGGCGACCCGCTGCTCCCCGCGCTGCAATCGTCGCTGAGCGACGGCGCCGCAGCGGTCGAGGTGGTGTCGCCGACCGACACGGCGAGGCTGCGCGCGTCGATCGCCCGGACCGATATCGGGTGGGACAGCATCGTGGTGCTCTGCCCGCCGCAGGCCGTCGACGAGTCGCTGCCCGAATCGGCCCAACTCGATCTGGCGCTGTCGCGCACGCTGCTGATCGCGGAGATCGCCAAGGCGGTGACGCGCAGGGGCGCCCGCAACAGCCCGCGGCTGTGGATCGTCACCCGCGGCGCCCAGCAGGTCGAGGCCGGCGAACGAGTCACGTTGGCCCAGAACGGGCTTCGCGGCATCGCGCGGGTGCTGACATTCGAGCATCCGGAGCTGAAGGCCACGACCGTCGACATCGACGCCGACGGCGCCGGCTCGCTTGCCGCGCTGACGAGCGAGTTGCTGGCCGGCGCCGACGCCGACGAGATCGCGTTGCGCGACGGGCGGCGGTACCTGAGCCGGCTGTTGCCGGCGCCCACCACGCCGGCCGGTGAGCTCGCCGGGGAATCCCGTCACACCGTCGTGGATCTCGACGCCGGCGGGGCGGTGCGGCTGCGGATCGACGAGCCCGGACGCCTGGACGCGCTGCGCGTGCACGCGGTGAAGCGGACCCCGCCGGGGGCCGATCAGGTCGAGGTTCGCATCGCCGCCGCGGGCCTCAACTTCAGCGACGTGCTCAAGGCGATGGGCATCTACCCCACCCTCGACGGCGCCCCGCCCATCATCGGTGGCGAATGCGCCGGCGTCGTCACGGCCGTCGGCAGCGACGTGGATTCCGTTCAGGTCGGGCAGCGCGTGATCGCCATCGGCCCGGGCGCTTTCGGCACCCACATGACGACGGTGGCCGACCTGGTCACCCCGATCCCCGGCACACTGCCGGACGCCGAGGCCGCCGCGTTCGGCATCGCGTACCTGACCGCCTGGCACTCGCTGTGCGAGGTCGGACGGCTGGCCCCCGGCGAACGGGTGCTCATCCATTCCGCGACCGGCGGCGTCGGCATGGCAGCGATGGCGATCGCCACGATGATCGGCGCCCGCATCTACACCACGGCCGGTTCGGACGCCAAGCGCGAGATGCTCGCCGGGCTCGGCGTCGAGTACGTCGGCGATTCGCGAACCGTGGACTTCGCCGACGAAATCCTCGAGGCCACCGACGGTTACGGCGTGGACGTCATCCTCAATTCGCTTCCCGACGAGGCTATTCAGCGTGGAGTCAAGATCCTCGCCCCCGGCGGCCGGTTCATCGAGCTGGGCAAGAAGGACGTCTACGCCAACGCCAACCTGGGATTGGCCGCACTGACCAAAAGCGCGTCCTTCTCGGTCGTCGACCTCGACCTGAATCTGAAGCTGCAGCCGGCCCGGTACCGCACGATGCTGACCGAGATCCTCGGGCACGTCGCCGACGGCACCCTGCGGGTGCTTCCCGTCACCACGTTCACCCTCGAGAACGCGGCGGACGCCTTTGCCCTGATGGCATCCGGCCGGCACACCGGCAAGATCGCCGTGTCGATACCGGCGCACGGCACCATCGAAGCGCTGGCGGCGCCGCCGCCGCAGCCACTGGTGAGCCCGGACGGCGGCTACCTCATCGTCGGCGGCATGGGCGGCCTCGGCTTCGTCGTCGCGCAGTGGCTCGTGCGGCAGGGTGCGGGATTGGTTGTCCTGAACGGGCGTTCGGCTCCCGGCGCTGACGTGGCCGCGGAAGTGGCGGAACTGAATGCCGCGGGCCACCGGGTCGAGGTGGTCACCGGCGACATCGCCGAGCCCGGCACGGCCGATCGGCTCGTCCACGCGGTCGAAGACGCGGGCTTCCGGGTGGCCGGGGTTCTGCACAGCGCGATGGTTCTCGACGACGAGACCGTGCTCAACATCTCGGATTCGGCCGCGCGGCGCGTGTTCGCCCCGAAAGTCACCGGCGGCTGGCGGCTGCATAAGGCCACCGCGCACCTGGACGTCGACTGGTGGCTCACCTTCTCGTCGGCCTCCTCGCTGCTCGGTACGCCCGGGCAGGGAACCTACGCCGCCGCCAACTCGTGGGTCGACGGCCTGGTCGCCCACCGACGCTCCCGTGGGCTTCCCGCCGTCGGAATCAACTGGGGCCCATGGGCGGAGGTGGGCCGCGCCCAGTTCTTCGCCGACCTCGGCGTCTCGCTGATCACCGTCGAGCAGGGTCTGGCGGCGATGCAGCTGGTGCTCTCGGCCGACCGGGGCCGCACCGGTGTGATACACCTCGACGCCCGGCAGTGGTTCCAATCCTTCCCCGCCGCCGGGGGTTCGTCGTTGTTCGCGAAGCTGCATGACTCGACGAAACTGGAGCGGCGCGGCGGCGGCGCGATCCGGGCGGAACTGGACGCCTTGGAAGGTGAAGCCGCCGCCGAGCGCCCGGGCCGGCTGGCGGCCGCGATCGCCGACGAAATCCGGGCGGTGCTGCGCTCGACCGAACCGATCGACCACGATCGGCCCATGGAGTCGCTCGGCCTGGACTCGCTGATGGCGCTCGAACTGCGGAACAGGCTGGAAGCGAGCCTGGGCACGACGCTGCCGGCCGCGCTGGTCTGGGCATACCCGACGATCCACGATCTCGCCGCTGCCATGTGTGAACGCCTGGGCTATGCAACGCTTTCCGAGGCCGGGCAGGCGCCCGACGCGGAGGCCGAGCTATCCGACGAGGAAATGGAATTGCTGTCCGACCTCGTTGCGGCGAGCGAACTGGAGACGGCAACTGGGGGCAGTGAGTAA